From the genome of Acidihalobacter aeolianus:
ACTGGCGATGCTCGACGATCTTTCCTTTTCGTCTCACTCGATTTTGCAGGTACCTGAGATGCAGCCCCATCAGGCCTATTGGTACTCGCCATATCAAGAATGTCCGAGAACGTCGTCATCTGAATTTTGGGGTGGCTGCTCAAAACTCTGTAGAGTTTCGAGAGGAAATAATACCCATTTGCTGGGTAGTACTCCCAAGCATTCTCACCGTCCAATATGACGGAAACAGTTATAGGTGCGGCATTTTCTTCTGCAAGTTCAGCCAGTGATTCCAGCTCATGCACGAAATTTGCCGCCGCATCATCTCCATGCCAAGTGGAATAAGTGAACCCAATGGCATCTGATATCTTGTCGTCACGGAAAAAACATCGAATGGGTGTTTTGCCATAACCATAGTGCTGATAAAGCCATTCCTTTCTATCCGCCAGATCACTACCCGACGACTTCAAGCTATTCGCCAAAACGGTTTCACCACTAGCGGTCCAACGGAACCCGTTCTCACCCAACAAGTCCAGTACAGGCCCACTAATACTGCCCTCGGAAGGCCAACAACCATTTGGGCGCATTTCGAAGACCCGCTCAAAGGTGGATATACCCTTCTCGAGATGCCAGATCACCCGAGTTTTGCCATCGGGGTAGGCTGTGGACCTCGTTGGCAAGACAACTTCAGGCCATGCCTCTCGAGCTGAATTCAGATCCACCAGCAAAGGCATGATTGGATGACCGTACGGTGTCATTGACAGCTCAATACGGCCTTGACGTGCAAGAATTTTGTAACGTTCCAATACTCGGGAAAGATTTTCTCCAATTACCTCAATAAGCAGATTTCTGTCATCGAATGAAAAATGAGTACCCTTATCCAGCAGGTGTTTGATGCGCATATCTCCTCGCCGAATGGTCTCACCCATCCAACTCAGGTGGTACCAAACGAGAAGATCGCTCAAGAATTGATCCGACACATAATCGATCGCCTG
Proteins encoded in this window:
- a CDS encoding glycoside hydrolase family 57 protein, which codes for MPDNIKPVQLVLCWHMHQPEYRDLNSGQYQLPWTYLHALKDYTDMAAHLEMEPEARAVVNFAPVLLEQIEDYSAQIEAWLQHGESIRDPLLGALATESMPQTSSQRLWLAQSCLKANRTRMVDPWPVYKGLVDMLTRLQDQNQAIDYVSDQFLSDLLVWYHLSWMGETIRRGDMRIKHLLDKGTHFSFDDRNLLIEVIGENLSRVLERYKILARQGRIELSMTPYGHPIMPLLVDLNSAREAWPEVVLPTRSTAYPDGKTRVIWHLEKGISTFERVFEMRPNGCWPSEGSISGPVLDLLGENGFRWTASGETVLANSLKSSGSDLADRKEWLYQHYGYGKTPIRCFFRDDKISDAIGFTYSTWHGDDAAANFVHELESLAELAEENAAPITVSVILDGENAWEYYPANGYYFLSKLYRVLSSHPKIQMTTFSDILDMASTNRPDGAASQVPAKSSETKRKDRRASPVLKNVVSGSWVYGTFSTWIGDRDKNRGWDMLIEAKQAYDDAISRKGLSSSESDRATHQLAICEGSDWCWWFGDYNPSGSVSDFDRLYRMHLGELYRHLGVQPPEYLERAFTYGGGDPATGGTMRRGQELT